One part of the Sorangiineae bacterium MSr11954 genome encodes these proteins:
- a CDS encoding NAD(P)/FAD-dependent oxidoreductase — MSLPHIVIVGGGFGGLTAAQSLARAPVRVTLVDRRNHHLFQPLLYQVAMAGLSPADIASPIRSILAHQKNVTVLLDQITDVDLAAKALTTESGSRIDYDFLIVATGAKTDYFGHSDWEKFAPGLKTLTDATEIRRRVLLAFELAERESDEARRRWLLTFVVIGAGPTGVELAGAVRELSQYVLARDFRHIDPTEARVILVEGGPRVLPSFPEDLAPPAKRQLEELGVEIRTGTRVTGIDEQGVQFEGTRLEAANVLWAAGVRAARLAGKLGVPIDRAGRVIVQSDCSLPGHPEVFAIGDMAAFTDENGNLLPGLSPVAMQQARFVAKLITSIVRSPKAPTGEAAEVAREAFRYFDKGTMATIGRSRAVAASGRLRMSGFMAWLAWLFVHLWFLIGHRNRVAVFLTWTWSYLTYERGARLITGRIDAIHAGPTPAVHSVPSGSLAASAKLPAKPEERRHDERSPIRAHGNVPGG, encoded by the coding sequence GTGTCCCTTCCTCATATCGTGATCGTGGGTGGTGGGTTTGGCGGTCTCACGGCCGCGCAATCCCTCGCGCGTGCTCCGGTTCGGGTCACGCTCGTCGATCGGCGTAATCATCATTTGTTCCAGCCGCTGCTCTACCAAGTAGCCATGGCTGGCCTGTCCCCCGCGGACATCGCGTCGCCGATACGCTCCATTTTAGCACATCAAAAGAACGTCACCGTTCTGCTCGATCAAATCACGGACGTCGATCTCGCAGCCAAAGCGTTGACGACCGAAAGTGGTAGTCGCATCGATTACGACTTTCTCATCGTGGCCACGGGCGCCAAAACGGATTACTTCGGTCATTCGGATTGGGAGAAGTTCGCGCCCGGCCTCAAAACGCTCACCGACGCCACCGAGATCCGCCGCCGTGTGCTGCTCGCCTTCGAGCTGGCCGAGCGCGAGTCCGACGAGGCGCGCCGCCGCTGGCTGCTCACCTTCGTCGTCATCGGCGCGGGCCCCACCGGGGTCGAGCTCGCGGGCGCGGTGCGCGAGCTCTCGCAATACGTGCTCGCGCGCGACTTCCGCCACATCGATCCCACCGAGGCGCGCGTGATCCTCGTCGAGGGAGGCCCGCGCGTGCTCCCTTCGTTCCCGGAAGATCTCGCGCCGCCGGCCAAGCGCCAGCTCGAGGAGCTCGGGGTCGAGATCCGCACGGGCACGCGGGTCACGGGCATCGACGAGCAAGGCGTGCAGTTCGAGGGCACCCGGCTCGAGGCCGCGAACGTCTTGTGGGCGGCCGGCGTTCGCGCCGCGCGCCTGGCGGGCAAGCTCGGCGTGCCCATCGATCGCGCGGGGAGGGTCATCGTGCAGAGCGACTGCTCGCTCCCGGGGCACCCCGAAGTGTTCGCCATCGGCGACATGGCGGCCTTCACCGACGAGAACGGAAACTTGCTGCCGGGCCTGAGCCCCGTGGCCATGCAGCAGGCGCGCTTCGTCGCCAAGTTGATCACGAGCATCGTGCGCTCGCCCAAGGCCCCCACCGGCGAAGCGGCGGAGGTCGCGCGCGAAGCATTCCGCTACTTCGACAAGGGCACCATGGCGACCATCGGTCGCTCGCGCGCCGTCGCCGCATCGGGCCGCCTGCGCATGAGCGGCTTCATGGCGTGGCTGGCATGGCTCTTCGTTCACCTGTGGTTCCTCATCGGCCATCGAAACCGCGTGGCCGTATTTCTGACCTGGACGTGGTCGTATCTCACGTACGAGAGGGGAGCGCGGCTCATCACCGGTAGGATTGACGCCATTCACGCGGGCCCCACCCCCGCCGTTCATTCGGTGCCTTCCGGCTCCTTGGCAGCTTCGGCTAAGCTCCCCGCCAAGCCGGAGGAGAGGCGACACGATGAGCGAAGTCCAATTCGAGCACACGGAAACGTTCCAGGGGGGTGA
- a CDS encoding cyclic nucleotide-binding domain-containing protein codes for MAPSAVGPTSEREDQLARVSFFDGLTRHALSLIAQVTAEEIHALGTRIFQYGDPGDKLFIILEGKVRISREVSGMGEEALAVLGAGEVFGEMALLDESPRSADARAHERCRLLVITKDAFDDLLFLHKDLAYEVLWSCVRMLSARLRETNEKLTFLSTSGRF; via the coding sequence GTGGCGCCCAGCGCCGTTGGGCCGACGTCCGAGCGAGAGGATCAGCTGGCGCGCGTCTCCTTCTTCGATGGGCTGACCCGCCACGCCCTCTCGCTCATCGCCCAGGTCACGGCCGAAGAGATCCACGCCCTCGGCACGCGCATTTTTCAGTACGGCGATCCCGGGGACAAGCTCTTCATCATCCTCGAGGGCAAGGTGCGCATCTCGCGCGAGGTCTCCGGCATGGGCGAAGAGGCCCTCGCCGTCCTCGGCGCCGGCGAAGTGTTCGGCGAGATGGCCCTGCTCGACGAGTCGCCCCGCTCGGCCGACGCGCGCGCGCACGAGCGCTGCCGCCTCTTGGTCATCACCAAAGACGCCTTCGACGACCTCCTTTTCTTGCACAAAGATCTCGCCTACGAAGTGCTTTGGAGCTGCGTGCGCATGCTCTCCGCGCGCTTGCGCGAGACCAACGAAAAACTCACGTTCCTCTCGACCAGCGGTCGTTTTTGA
- a CDS encoding right-handed parallel beta-helix repeat-containing protein has protein sequence MRTHGLARFGIAAVLAGFVALAWGSGCGGSDGKGTDPPPGQPGISNACGADLTSDLRNCGACGHSCEANHYCKAGSCEPGCPAGVLYVSNAGDDHNYGCAQTAPRKTIGATLGLARALGMKNHEIHVCAGTFRENGLAIDHPVSLRGGYDCTTWTRTEGYGMAGGFDGVNQTILEHVEAGGATLGIRGASVGPQVRVDGLTIRGGQFAQGGGAVLLSSGAAPVLANNVIAGGSAVSTGDLIGSYGIYVQSGASPEITESAIAGGSGTGQGSFGSVGIAMASDAGQPRIHGNRIDGGSGTTTLGVASTGLLFAGKAPLTGDRAVRNNVIRGGTGRALGASGTGSIGVIVNDAAAIELSKNVIEGGSSTCAGACPVRGVSVTRTQGARIVQNRIYGGDATPASATAWGVLVAESGDAVLENNMVHGGGKAGTLNTVFAVEVSQSTAVAVRGNTLFTSPSAAGGQSQALGITRQSSSVTVENDLLIGSRSPRDVGLLLFACPAGGALTTFRNNAFANFGDTLAFSVTTTNVACDTRGSFTTIAALEQFATNTAGAPAARVSGSVQSGAALSAIFSAWTDVESGYPELVKAGWTLLPKAPCAIARGGFDLRDTLAADAFGKARTAPLTIGAEELTDDSACTP, from the coding sequence ATGAGAACGCACGGGCTCGCTCGCTTTGGAATTGCCGCGGTGCTCGCGGGTTTCGTTGCCTTGGCATGGGGGAGCGGATGCGGGGGCAGCGACGGAAAGGGCACCGATCCGCCCCCGGGGCAGCCGGGCATCAGCAACGCCTGCGGCGCCGACCTTACGAGTGACCTGCGAAATTGCGGTGCCTGCGGCCACTCATGCGAGGCCAACCATTACTGCAAGGCCGGATCCTGCGAGCCGGGGTGCCCGGCCGGCGTGTTGTACGTGTCCAACGCGGGAGACGATCACAACTACGGCTGCGCGCAAACGGCGCCGCGAAAGACCATCGGCGCGACCCTCGGGCTGGCGCGCGCGCTGGGGATGAAGAACCACGAGATCCACGTTTGCGCCGGTACCTTCCGGGAGAACGGGCTGGCAATCGATCATCCCGTCTCCCTTCGCGGAGGCTACGACTGCACCACCTGGACGCGCACCGAGGGCTACGGCATGGCCGGGGGCTTCGATGGCGTGAACCAGACGATCCTCGAGCACGTGGAGGCGGGCGGCGCGACCCTCGGCATCCGCGGGGCCTCGGTGGGGCCCCAGGTGCGGGTCGACGGGCTGACCATCCGCGGCGGGCAGTTCGCGCAGGGCGGCGGCGCGGTGCTGCTCTCGAGCGGCGCGGCGCCCGTCCTTGCGAACAACGTGATCGCGGGCGGGAGCGCGGTCAGCACCGGGGACTTGATCGGAAGCTACGGCATCTACGTGCAGTCGGGGGCTTCGCCGGAGATCACGGAGAGCGCGATCGCGGGGGGCTCGGGGACGGGGCAAGGGAGCTTCGGCAGCGTGGGAATCGCCATGGCAAGCGACGCCGGGCAGCCGCGCATCCACGGCAACCGCATCGACGGCGGCTCGGGGACGACCACGTTGGGGGTCGCGTCCACGGGGTTGCTCTTCGCGGGGAAGGCTCCGCTGACGGGGGATCGAGCCGTCCGCAACAACGTGATTCGCGGGGGTACGGGGCGCGCTCTGGGCGCTTCGGGCACGGGCAGCATCGGCGTGATCGTGAACGACGCGGCGGCCATCGAGCTGTCGAAGAACGTGATCGAGGGCGGTTCGTCGACGTGCGCGGGCGCGTGCCCCGTGCGCGGCGTTTCGGTGACGCGCACGCAAGGCGCGCGCATCGTGCAGAACCGCATCTACGGGGGCGACGCCACCCCGGCGAGCGCCACGGCGTGGGGTGTTCTGGTGGCGGAGTCGGGCGACGCGGTCCTCGAGAACAACATGGTGCACGGCGGCGGAAAGGCGGGCACCTTGAACACCGTGTTCGCCGTGGAGGTGTCGCAGTCGACCGCGGTCGCGGTCCGCGGCAATACGCTGTTCACGTCGCCCTCGGCGGCGGGCGGGCAGAGTCAGGCGCTGGGGATCACGCGGCAGTCGTCGAGCGTAACGGTCGAAAACGATCTACTCATCGGCTCGCGGTCGCCGCGGGACGTGGGTTTGCTCCTCTTCGCCTGCCCTGCCGGCGGCGCCCTCACCACCTTCCGCAACAACGCGTTCGCCAACTTCGGCGACACCCTCGCCTTCAGCGTGACGACCACCAACGTGGCCTGCGATACGCGGGGTTCGTTCACCACCATCGCCGCGCTCGAGCAATTCGCGACCAACACCGCGGGCGCGCCCGCGGCGCGCGTCTCCGGCAGCGTGCAGAGCGGCGCGGCCCTCAGCGCCATCTTCTCCGCGTGGACGGACGTCGAGAGCGGCTATCCGGAGCTCGTCAAAGCAGGCTGGACGCTCCTCCCAAAGGCGCCCTGCGCCATCGCCCGCGGCGGCTTCGATTTGCGCGACACCTTGGCGGCCGACGCCTTCGGCAAAGCACGCACCGCGCCGCTCACCATCGGCGCCGAGGAGCTGACGGACGACTCGGCGTGCACGCCGTGA
- a CDS encoding Uma2 family endonuclease, with amino-acid sequence MSRSIEAVHAQPNEWPRATKTKRKYMLHVEDRSFAAYVDPADDGAITNPALVVEVLCDITEARDRGEKFAHDRRIPSLREYIMVSQHEPRIEVYRRTEHGRWELEEACAGESIELASVNCRLAVDDIYRDPLASAVAST; translated from the coding sequence GTGAGCCGCTCGATCGAAGCGGTCCATGCGCAGCCGAATGAGTGGCCTCGGGCTACCAAGACGAAGCGCAAGTACATGTTGCACGTCGAAGACCGTTCGTTTGCCGCGTACGTCGACCCCGCCGACGACGGTGCTATCACCAATCCGGCGTTGGTCGTCGAGGTCCTTTGCGACATCACCGAGGCGCGCGATCGCGGCGAGAAGTTCGCCCACGACCGCCGCATCCCATCACTGCGCGAGTACATCATGGTCTCGCAACACGAGCCGCGCATCGAAGTGTACCGCCGCACCGAGCACGGGCGCTGGGAGCTCGAGGAGGCATGCGCCGGCGAGTCGATCGAGCTCGCATCCGTGAACTGCCGCCTCGCCGTAGACGACATCTACCGCGACCCGCTCGCCTCCGCCGTCGCCTCGACTTAG
- the trxB gene encoding thioredoxin-disulfide reductase, with translation MSNSNLSRKVIVIGSGPAGHTAGIYAARANLRPLLFEGLVKGGIPGGQLMITNDVENYPGFPAKITGPNLMQAFRDQSVHQGVEIVSEDVNKVDFSQRPFRIWAGDDDQEYTADTVIIATGAQAKWLGLPSEKALNGKGVSACAVCDGAFFRGQDVVVVGGGDTAMEESMYLSGICKSVTLVHRRNEFRASKTMQDRVLKNPKIHVVYESAVDEILDVSKGEVTGARIRNLRTNETHVLPITGFFVAIGHTPNTELFAGQLELHDNGYIKTKPGTTQTSIPGVFASGDVQDFVYRQAVTAAGTGCMAALEAERWLAMNGTH, from the coding sequence ATGAGCAACAGCAACCTTTCGCGCAAAGTCATCGTCATCGGTTCCGGGCCCGCCGGCCACACCGCCGGCATCTACGCGGCGCGCGCCAACCTGCGGCCGCTGCTCTTCGAGGGGCTGGTGAAGGGTGGCATTCCGGGGGGCCAGCTGATGATCACGAACGACGTGGAGAACTACCCGGGCTTCCCCGCGAAGATCACGGGCCCCAATTTGATGCAGGCCTTTCGGGACCAGTCGGTCCATCAAGGCGTCGAGATCGTCTCCGAGGACGTGAACAAGGTCGACTTCTCGCAGCGTCCGTTTCGCATCTGGGCGGGCGACGACGATCAGGAATACACCGCGGACACGGTCATCATCGCCACCGGCGCGCAAGCCAAGTGGCTCGGCCTCCCCAGCGAAAAGGCGCTGAACGGCAAAGGCGTCTCCGCGTGCGCCGTCTGCGACGGCGCCTTCTTCCGCGGTCAAGACGTGGTGGTGGTCGGCGGCGGCGACACCGCGATGGAAGAATCGATGTACCTGTCGGGCATCTGCAAGAGCGTCACCCTGGTTCACCGCCGCAACGAGTTCCGTGCGAGCAAGACCATGCAGGACCGGGTGCTGAAGAACCCGAAGATCCACGTCGTCTACGAGTCCGCGGTCGACGAAATCCTCGACGTCTCCAAGGGCGAGGTCACGGGCGCACGCATCCGCAACCTGCGCACCAACGAGACGCACGTCCTGCCCATCACGGGCTTCTTCGTGGCCATCGGCCACACCCCGAACACCGAGCTCTTCGCCGGCCAACTGGAGCTCCACGACAACGGCTACATCAAGACAAAACCCGGCACCACGCAGACGAGCATCCCCGGCGTCTTCGCCAGCGGCGACGTTCAAGACTTCGTCTACCGCCAAGCCGTCACCGCCGCCGGCACCGGCTGCATGGCGGCCCTCGAGGCGGAGCGCTGGCTCGCGATGAACGGCACGCACTGA
- a CDS encoding outer membrane protein transport protein — translation MQKKLSIGLLTALAALAPSVAHATNITEFPDNGSEQMARGGAWAARASDPLAAYFNPAGLAGQRTGLTLQANISTIHTCFTRIRAANDESRDPILGDNPVAGQSYPRVCNDIKPFLNPQIGATYRVNDRIGIGLAVLPPSGIGSGTWPTFISNASGDAAYASPSRYMLIQGDAFQLNPTLGIGVEVIDNLRLGASFTWGIFKAKLNNGVSGQNIGNASPDGNDLAATVIMSDYFVPAVTLGAIYTVGDFLDIAGTFKWQDTVKASGNLYTQANYFTKKVRDGDRTGVADGDTSYSDCNYGPSAQGRCSPDSVKFKLAMPMEAKLAFRYHKPRAGAADAHMRDPIKTDVFDAEVDFTWANNSAIDNMEIRFPGDANGNGVIPINGTPGFAPPNSDIPRHYKDVFGIRAGGDYNLVPDKLALRGGVFFETNGQDVKYQNIDFVGAARFGVATGATYRLRLGAERKNALEFHLGFMHVFYQKQQNDDPNGEGVHAIAGTACNPAETPSGGVCSTGRQKYRTNWPVNLGSITNALNVINVGATYRF, via the coding sequence ATGCAAAAAAAGCTTTCCATCGGTCTACTGACCGCGCTCGCGGCGTTGGCTCCGTCCGTTGCACATGCAACGAACATTACGGAATTCCCGGACAATGGCTCGGAGCAGATGGCGCGCGGTGGTGCGTGGGCTGCGCGCGCGAGCGATCCACTGGCTGCGTACTTCAATCCCGCCGGCCTCGCGGGGCAGCGGACCGGCTTGACCCTGCAGGCCAACATCTCGACCATCCACACCTGTTTCACCCGGATCCGCGCCGCCAATGACGAGTCGCGCGATCCGATTCTGGGCGACAACCCGGTGGCCGGACAGAGCTACCCGCGCGTGTGCAACGACATCAAGCCCTTCCTCAATCCCCAGATCGGCGCCACGTACCGCGTGAACGATCGCATCGGCATCGGTCTGGCCGTCCTGCCGCCGAGCGGCATCGGCTCGGGGACCTGGCCCACCTTCATCAGCAACGCCAGCGGCGACGCGGCCTACGCGTCGCCGTCGCGGTACATGCTCATTCAGGGCGACGCCTTCCAGCTCAATCCGACCCTCGGTATCGGCGTCGAGGTGATCGACAACCTGCGCTTGGGCGCGTCCTTCACGTGGGGCATCTTCAAGGCCAAGTTGAACAACGGCGTCTCCGGACAGAACATCGGCAACGCCTCGCCCGACGGCAACGACCTGGCGGCGACCGTCATCATGTCCGACTACTTCGTCCCGGCCGTCACCCTCGGCGCCATCTACACGGTGGGCGACTTCCTCGACATCGCCGGGACCTTCAAGTGGCAAGACACGGTGAAGGCCTCCGGAAACTTGTACACGCAAGCAAACTACTTCACCAAGAAGGTGCGCGACGGAGACCGCACGGGCGTCGCCGACGGCGACACGTCGTACTCCGATTGCAATTACGGACCGAGCGCGCAAGGGCGCTGTTCGCCCGACTCGGTGAAGTTCAAGCTCGCCATGCCCATGGAGGCGAAGCTGGCCTTCCGCTACCACAAGCCGCGCGCCGGCGCGGCGGACGCGCACATGCGCGATCCCATCAAGACCGACGTGTTCGATGCCGAGGTCGACTTCACCTGGGCGAACAACAGCGCGATCGACAACATGGAGATCCGTTTCCCGGGCGACGCCAACGGCAACGGCGTCATTCCGATCAACGGCACACCGGGTTTTGCGCCACCCAACTCCGACATCCCGCGTCACTACAAGGACGTGTTCGGCATCCGCGCCGGTGGTGATTACAACCTCGTGCCCGACAAGCTCGCGTTGCGTGGCGGTGTCTTCTTCGAAACGAACGGTCAGGACGTGAAGTATCAGAACATCGACTTCGTCGGTGCTGCTCGCTTCGGTGTTGCAACGGGCGCGACATATCGGCTGCGGCTGGGCGCCGAGAGGAAGAATGCGCTCGAGTTCCACTTGGGCTTCATGCACGTATTTTATCAAAAGCAGCAGAACGACGATCCCAACGGCGAGGGCGTCCACGCCATTGCCGGCACCGCTTGCAACCCGGCGGAGACGCCTTCGGGAGGTGTCTGTTCGACGGGGCGCCAGAAATACAGAACGAACTGGCCGGTCAATCTTGGATCCATCACGAATGCACTCAACGTGATTAACGTCGGTGCTACGTATCGATTCTAG
- a CDS encoding protein kinase produces the protein MSEIEPGTIVAGKYRVDRVIGMGGMGFVVAATHVQLDQNLALKFLRNESMGNPEVVARFLREARASVKLRGEHVARVYDVGVHDGRPFMVMEYLEGEDLSQVLKLRGPLPVVETVDYVLQACEALAEAHALGIIHRDLKPANLFLTRTPAGMPLVKVLDFGISKANPLGDAGTAAPSITSSASMLGSPGYMAPEQMRSSRDVDVRSDIWSMGVILFRLLSGQIPFQGSTLGDLLHKVMNEPTPSLRMFAPGMPAGFERVVEKCLMKDRADRYASLAELADALAPFAHETSRFAVHRIAMVLSGAGSRPTMPSGTPAVPAVSVNSAATSGTGTTRAAWTGSPSEKRRFTRVSAAIAGGAMVATLAAAGLIIGALVVRSRATPRLADVASTQVTSDSSPVAPAPSSLAVSAAAPVATPSSALAATPSAPPAATPSMPGTVVASPQVIPAPQVTPAAQVTPAAPMTARTGKGAELVPGGESSSSGARARTKPRPSARAASSVVAPDIPSTRD, from the coding sequence GTGAGCGAGATCGAGCCGGGGACCATCGTCGCCGGGAAGTACCGTGTGGATCGCGTCATTGGCATGGGCGGAATGGGGTTCGTGGTGGCCGCCACGCACGTGCAGCTCGATCAGAATCTGGCGCTCAAGTTTCTTCGCAACGAATCGATGGGCAATCCGGAGGTGGTGGCGCGGTTTCTGCGGGAGGCGCGCGCCAGCGTCAAGTTGCGCGGTGAGCATGTGGCGCGCGTTTACGATGTGGGCGTCCACGATGGGCGGCCCTTTATGGTCATGGAGTACCTGGAGGGCGAGGACCTTTCGCAGGTGCTCAAGTTGCGCGGGCCGCTTCCGGTGGTGGAGACGGTCGACTACGTGCTTCAAGCGTGCGAGGCGCTGGCGGAGGCGCACGCGCTCGGGATTATCCATCGCGATCTCAAGCCGGCGAATTTGTTTCTTACGCGAACGCCGGCCGGCATGCCGCTGGTGAAGGTGCTCGACTTCGGCATTTCCAAGGCGAATCCGCTGGGGGACGCCGGGACGGCGGCGCCGTCGATCACGTCGAGCGCATCGATGCTCGGCTCCCCCGGGTATATGGCGCCGGAGCAAATGCGCTCCTCGCGCGATGTGGACGTTCGAAGCGACATTTGGTCGATGGGCGTCATTTTGTTTCGCCTGCTCTCGGGGCAGATTCCGTTTCAGGGGAGCACGCTCGGCGATCTCCTTCACAAGGTGATGAACGAGCCGACCCCCTCGCTGCGCATGTTCGCGCCGGGTATGCCCGCGGGGTTCGAGCGCGTCGTCGAAAAGTGCCTGATGAAGGACCGCGCCGATCGCTATGCGAGCTTGGCCGAGTTGGCCGATGCGCTCGCGCCCTTCGCGCACGAGACGTCGCGCTTTGCGGTGCACCGCATCGCCATGGTGCTGAGCGGCGCAGGCTCGCGGCCCACGATGCCCTCCGGAACGCCGGCCGTGCCCGCCGTTTCCGTGAACTCGGCCGCGACCAGCGGCACCGGTACGACCCGCGCTGCGTGGACCGGTTCGCCATCGGAGAAGCGACGCTTTACGCGTGTCTCGGCCGCCATTGCCGGTGGGGCGATGGTGGCGACCCTCGCGGCTGCAGGCTTGATCATCGGCGCGCTGGTGGTGCGAAGCCGCGCGACGCCACGGTTGGCGGATGTCGCCTCGACGCAGGTGACGTCCGATTCGTCCCCCGTTGCGCCAGCGCCATCGTCCCTTGCCGTCTCGGCGGCCGCGCCGGTTGCGACTCCCTCGTCGGCGCTCGCTGCAACGCCCTCCGCACCGCCGGCTGCGACGCCTTCTATGCCGGGGACGGTGGTCGCGTCGCCGCAGGTCATCCCCGCGCCGCAGGTCACGCCCGCCGCGCAGGTCACGCCCGCCGCGCCGATGACGGCACGAACGGGGAAGGGCGCGGAACTCGTCCCGGGTGGGGAATCGTCCTCCTCGGGGGCGCGGGCACGTACGAAACCGCGACCTTCTGCGCGCGCCGCGTCGTCCGTGGTTGCACCGGACATTCCTTCGACGCGAGATTAG
- a CDS encoding ATP-binding protein, with product MAQKKPGDPLSAPPHSDVQRTSDVVFTDREADPSSRTRAHGEDPRDLESAYDHLIRLGCELPVGDGDDAVVRAMVNGLAEILPTCGVGICFVTNPVVVHLLGATGHTAHARQKIVLHHPPGDHSHDRMDPTRLFPDYASEVVVEVPGDANGATLHAAFQDPFFADRDDFVTPILRRAAMVLKRGREHAEAHALAHAARHSVTALNAQVVQAEKLASLGQIAAGMVHELNNPLTSIVAYTDYLTKRWLAKREQSDPDEVERLRRIGESAHRLLRFTRDLVTYARPAGEIPIPVVLHGVIDQALVFCEHLLSESNTRVERRFGDGILPVRGLPEQLTQVFVNLITNACHAMPRGGVLTITTELVDSDGAVRVVVNDTGHGILHEDQSRIFTPFFTTKKDGKGTGLGLAIVKSIIEAHNGHIRVESEPDRGATFALVLPVASRA from the coding sequence ATGGCGCAGAAGAAGCCAGGCGATCCCTTGTCCGCACCCCCGCACTCCGACGTGCAGCGCACCAGCGACGTGGTCTTCACCGACCGCGAGGCCGATCCCAGCTCGCGCACCCGCGCGCACGGCGAAGATCCGCGCGATCTGGAGTCGGCCTACGATCACCTGATCCGGCTCGGCTGTGAGCTCCCGGTGGGCGACGGCGACGATGCGGTGGTGCGGGCCATGGTGAACGGCCTCGCCGAAATTCTCCCCACGTGCGGCGTGGGCATTTGCTTCGTCACCAATCCGGTGGTCGTGCACCTCTTGGGAGCCACGGGCCACACGGCGCACGCGCGCCAGAAGATCGTGCTGCACCACCCGCCGGGCGACCATTCGCACGATCGCATGGATCCCACGCGCCTCTTTCCGGACTACGCGAGCGAGGTGGTGGTGGAGGTGCCGGGCGACGCGAACGGCGCCACGCTCCACGCGGCGTTCCAAGATCCGTTCTTCGCGGACCGCGATGACTTCGTGACCCCCATTTTGCGCCGCGCGGCCATGGTGCTCAAGCGCGGACGCGAGCACGCAGAAGCGCACGCGCTGGCGCACGCCGCGCGCCACTCGGTCACGGCGTTGAACGCGCAAGTGGTGCAGGCGGAGAAGCTCGCATCGCTCGGGCAAATCGCCGCGGGCATGGTGCACGAGCTGAATAACCCGCTCACGTCCATCGTGGCGTATACTGATTATCTCACCAAGCGCTGGCTCGCCAAACGCGAGCAGAGCGATCCCGACGAGGTCGAGCGTCTTCGCCGCATCGGCGAATCGGCGCACCGCCTTCTTCGCTTTACGCGCGACTTGGTGACTTATGCGCGCCCGGCGGGCGAAATTCCCATTCCGGTGGTGCTTCACGGGGTCATCGATCAAGCGCTGGTGTTCTGCGAACATTTGCTCAGCGAGTCGAACACCCGCGTAGAGCGTCGTTTTGGGGACGGTATCTTACCGGTGCGGGGGTTGCCCGAGCAGCTCACGCAAGTCTTCGTGAATCTAATCACGAACGCGTGCCACGCGATGCCGCGGGGTGGGGTGCTCACCATCACGACCGAGTTGGTCGACTCCGATGGCGCCGTTCGCGTGGTCGTCAACGACACCGGTCACGGGATTTTGCACGAAGACCAGTCGCGCATCTTCACTCCGTTCTTCACCACGAAAAAGGACGGGAAGGGTACCGGCTTGGGGCTCGCCATCGTGAAAAGCATCATCGAGGCGCACAACGGACACATTCGCGTAGAGAGCGAGCCCGATCGCGGCGCGACGTTCGCGTTGGTGTTGCCGGTGGCTTCTCGGGCGTAG